In Desulfosediminicola ganghwensis, a single window of DNA contains:
- a CDS encoding class I SAM-dependent DNA methyltransferase, which translates to MTIDITGISNENEFYTHHYLSAILENDLKSVFAGWKQREEEEAIKQPYKQLQSLRQPYFSMRASLAKVKRTADRLTVQREFIAALLDALGYRFEPQFADTENGAILPLIGGVKRADGSPELWIVEAVDIHGEELDPFELSFFPEQYPATTEDKDRIEDLLEEVITKVIFSRSEPPRWVILISSSQLLLLDRTKWHEKRILRFDFREILDRKEPSTLQAMAALLHRESICPQDGTPLLDTLDENSHKHAFAVSEDLKYSLREAIELLGNEALWYLKETRKEKVFGLDRANQLSRECLRYMYRMLFLFYIEARPELGYLPTESEEYRKGYSLESLRDLEMVPLTTEESRNGYYLYESIATLFKLLYDGFQPKQLDMYADSIHHTFRMAPLRSHLFDPAQTKILNKVKFRNHVWQRIIELMSLSRPKKGKKNRRGRISYSQLGINQLGAVYEALLSYQGFFAETDLYEVKKAGDTHDVLATAYFVQAEDLEQYTEDERVFNKDGSLMVYSKGTFIYRLAGRDREKSASYYTPEVLTQCLVKYALKELLKDKTADGILQITVCEPAMGSAAFLNETVNQLSRAYLDLKQKELGTTIPHEEYPQELQKVKMYIADNNVYGVDLNPVAVELAEVSLWLNTIYKGAYVPWFGTQLVCGNSLVGARRQVYSSNLLKKRQRGDNLWVDEVPERVMPGEERQPDTVYHFLLPDKSMANYTDKVVKQLAGEQIKAINEWRKEFTEPFQQYEIDQLEKLSAEVDKLYKRHVQMQRDICRRTTDPLKVYGQNEIDSELRLTTTEAKDRIYNQEVLAKDVRNSSPYRRLKLVMDYWCALWFWPIEKADLLPSRAEFMFDMSLLLEGNLFEAEQTDAGGQMRLYPDTRPKQMSINLVDELGYVNVDKLCRENDRLGLVQELAGRYRFHHWELHFASMFADRGGFDLILGNPPWLKVEWNEGGVMGDKDPLSVLRKLSASKMAEKRQEVIGKYGLLSGYLAGYEESSATQNFLNGFQNYPQLKRMQTNLYKCFLPQAWAIGAGRGVAGFLHPEGIYDDPKGGSFRQEVYQRLRYHFQFQNELSLFAEVDHHAKFSVNIFTNTADEDNLTLDVSFAHLANLYIPSTVDACFDYQSQAPVPGIKDNENKWNIAGHRERIIHCSEQELELFAKLYDSEGTQALQARLPAVHSNQIVEVLRKFAAQPKRLGDLQGGYYSTEMWHETNAQKDGTISRHTSFPEDATQWILSGPHFFVGNPFNKTPRAECTQNSHYDILDLTTLPDDYLPRTNYVPDCDAAEYRRRTHKFQKSELPVTDFYRLCCRRQLSQSGERTLISSIFPKKTAHIHPVISLTFKDENVLVEYAVLCYSLVFDFFIKTTGRSDLYESTLRLMPLLQESSSSLVVRGLGLSCLNSHYEELWQNSWRAGYKSDCWAKNDPRLPNAFFTDLTPTWNRNCALRTDYARRQALVEIDVLTAMALDLTLDELKTIYRVQFPVMRQYESDTWYDRNGRIVFTCSKGLPGVGYPRNKTKTEPIGWNDIKDMQSGTVERTIIDDTQPGGPKERTIVYEAPFDRCDREKDYEIVWASFVKRLKTSK; encoded by the coding sequence ATGACTATCGATATTACTGGTATCAGCAACGAAAACGAGTTCTATACCCATCACTATCTCTCGGCAATTTTAGAGAATGACCTGAAATCGGTCTTTGCAGGGTGGAAGCAAAGAGAAGAGGAAGAAGCGATTAAGCAGCCCTACAAACAGCTGCAGTCTCTTCGTCAGCCCTATTTTTCCATGCGCGCCAGCCTGGCGAAGGTAAAAAGAACCGCAGACAGGCTTACCGTGCAGCGCGAGTTTATAGCAGCTTTGCTGGATGCTTTGGGCTATCGGTTTGAGCCGCAGTTTGCCGATACCGAAAACGGTGCCATTCTGCCGTTGATAGGCGGGGTAAAAAGAGCGGATGGTTCTCCCGAGCTATGGATTGTCGAGGCTGTGGATATTCACGGTGAAGAACTTGACCCGTTTGAGCTTTCTTTTTTCCCTGAGCAGTATCCGGCCACAACAGAAGACAAAGATCGGATCGAAGACCTTCTTGAAGAAGTGATTACCAAAGTAATCTTCAGTCGAAGCGAACCGCCTCGCTGGGTGATTCTGATAAGCTCTAGCCAGCTCCTGCTGCTGGATCGAACCAAATGGCATGAGAAGCGCATCCTGCGTTTTGACTTCCGCGAAATTCTTGATCGCAAGGAACCCTCCACCCTTCAGGCAATGGCTGCCCTGCTGCATCGTGAGTCAATTTGCCCGCAGGACGGTACGCCGCTGCTCGACACCCTTGATGAAAACTCCCATAAGCATGCCTTCGCAGTTTCTGAAGATCTGAAATATTCGCTGCGTGAGGCTATCGAGTTGCTGGGCAATGAAGCGCTCTGGTACTTAAAAGAAACAAGAAAGGAAAAAGTTTTCGGGCTCGATCGTGCCAACCAGCTCAGCCGTGAATGTCTGCGCTATATGTACCGCATGCTTTTTCTCTTTTATATCGAGGCACGGCCTGAGCTTGGCTATCTGCCGACAGAGTCGGAGGAATACCGTAAAGGCTACAGCCTCGAGTCGCTGCGCGATCTCGAGATGGTACCGCTTACTACCGAGGAATCACGTAACGGCTATTACCTTTATGAGTCGATCGCAACACTCTTCAAGCTGCTCTACGATGGCTTTCAGCCCAAGCAGCTTGATATGTATGCTGATTCCATCCACCATACCTTTCGGATGGCCCCACTCAGATCGCATCTTTTCGATCCGGCCCAGACGAAGATCCTGAATAAGGTCAAATTCCGCAACCATGTTTGGCAGAGAATCATCGAGCTGATGTCGCTCTCCCGTCCCAAGAAAGGCAAAAAAAATAGACGCGGCCGCATTTCCTATTCCCAGCTTGGCATCAACCAGCTGGGTGCAGTCTATGAAGCGCTGCTCTCCTATCAGGGGTTCTTTGCCGAGACCGATCTCTATGAGGTGAAAAAGGCGGGTGATACTCACGATGTACTTGCCACCGCCTATTTCGTACAGGCGGAGGATTTGGAGCAATACACGGAGGATGAGCGGGTCTTCAATAAGGACGGTAGCCTGATGGTCTACTCCAAAGGCACCTTCATCTACCGACTTGCCGGGCGAGACCGGGAAAAATCCGCTTCCTACTACACCCCAGAGGTGCTCACCCAATGTCTGGTGAAATATGCCTTAAAGGAGCTGCTCAAAGATAAAACCGCAGACGGTATCTTACAGATCACCGTCTGCGAGCCCGCCATGGGCAGTGCGGCGTTTTTAAACGAGACGGTCAACCAGCTTTCCCGCGCCTATCTCGATCTTAAGCAAAAAGAACTCGGCACCACCATCCCCCATGAGGAGTACCCGCAGGAACTTCAGAAGGTGAAGATGTATATCGCCGACAATAATGTCTATGGCGTTGATCTGAACCCTGTGGCGGTGGAGCTGGCGGAAGTCTCCCTTTGGCTCAATACTATTTACAAAGGGGCTTATGTGCCCTGGTTTGGTACCCAGCTGGTCTGTGGTAATTCTCTGGTGGGCGCGCGACGGCAGGTCTATAGCTCAAACCTGCTGAAAAAACGACAGCGTGGCGACAATCTCTGGGTCGATGAAGTCCCCGAGCGGGTAATGCCGGGTGAGGAACGCCAGCCTGACACAGTCTACCATTTCCTGCTGCCGGATAAATCCATGGCCAACTATACCGATAAGGTGGTCAAACAGCTGGCAGGAGAGCAGATAAAAGCAATCAATGAATGGCGCAAGGAGTTTACCGAGCCGTTCCAGCAGTATGAAATCGACCAGCTGGAAAAACTCTCGGCAGAAGTAGATAAGCTCTATAAACGCCATGTACAGATGCAGCGGGATATCTGCCGCCGCACCACCGATCCGCTTAAAGTCTATGGCCAGAATGAGATCGATTCTGAGCTGCGATTAACCACCACCGAAGCAAAGGACCGGATTTATAATCAGGAGGTGCTTGCCAAAGATGTACGCAACTCCAGCCCCTATCGTCGGTTGAAACTGGTGATGGATTATTGGTGTGCGCTGTGGTTTTGGCCTATCGAAAAGGCGGATCTGTTGCCGAGCCGTGCCGAGTTTATGTTTGATATGAGCCTACTGCTTGAAGGGAATCTATTTGAGGCTGAGCAGACCGATGCTGGTGGGCAGATGCGGCTTTATCCGGATACCAGACCGAAACAGATGTCTATTAATCTGGTGGACGAGCTGGGTTATGTGAATGTGGATAAGCTGTGCCGGGAGAATGACAGGCTGGGATTGGTGCAGGAGCTGGCTGGGCGATATCGGTTTCATCATTGGGAGCTGCATTTTGCTTCGATGTTTGCTGATCGGGGTGGCTTTGATCTTATTCTGGGGAATCCACCGTGGTTAAAGGTGGAGTGGAATGAAGGTGGGGTGATGGGTGACAAGGATCCGCTTTCAGTATTGCGGAAACTGTCTGCCTCGAAAATGGCGGAAAAGCGGCAGGAGGTTATAGGGAAATATGGTTTGCTCAGTGGATATCTTGCTGGCTATGAAGAGTCATCGGCTACCCAGAATTTTCTGAATGGTTTTCAGAACTATCCACAATTGAAACGAATGCAGACCAATTTGTATAAATGTTTTCTACCACAGGCATGGGCAATTGGCGCAGGAAGAGGTGTGGCTGGATTTCTTCATCCAGAAGGGATTTATGATGATCCGAAAGGAGGAAGTTTTCGACAGGAGGTATACCAGAGACTTCGGTATCACTTTCAGTTCCAGAATGAACTAAGTCTTTTTGCAGAGGTGGACCATCATGCGAAATTTAGCGTGAACATCTTTACCAACACAGCAGATGAAGACAACCTTACTCTTGATGTCTCATTTGCTCATCTTGCCAATCTGTATATTCCCTCAACTGTAGACGCCTGTTTTGACTATCAAAGCCAAGCACCGGTTCCTGGCATAAAAGATAATGAAAATAAATGGAATATTGCAGGGCATCGTGAGCGGATCATTCATTGCTCAGAACAAGAGCTGGAACTTTTTGCTAAACTTTATGACTCTGAGGGAACACAAGCTCTACAGGCTCGTCTTCCTGCCGTGCACTCAAACCAGATTGTTGAGGTTTTGAGAAAGTTTGCTGCTCAACCAAAAAGATTAGGAGATCTGCAGGGGGGGTATTACTCAACTGAAATGTGGCATGAAACGAATGCCCAAAAAGACGGTACGATCAGTCGACATACTAGCTTTCCGGAGGATGCCACACAGTGGATTCTGTCTGGGCCACATTTTTTTGTCGGGAACCCGTTCAATAAAACGCCAAGGGCTGAATGCACACAGAACTCTCATTACGATATTTTAGATTTAACAACGTTACCCGATGATTATCTGCCAAGAACCAATTATGTGCCTGATTGTGATGCAGCTGAGTATCGAAGGCGGACGCATAAATTTCAAAAATCAGAGCTCCCTGTAACTGATTTTTATCGGCTTTGTTGCAGAAGGCAACTTAGTCAGTCGGGCGAGCGCACATTAATTTCATCTATATTTCCTAAAAAAACAGCACATATTCACCCCGTTATATCGTTAACTTTCAAGGATGAGAATGTGCTGGTTGAGTATGCAGTCTTGTGCTACTCACTGGTGTTCGACTTTTTTATCAAGACTACAGGTCGCAGTGATCTTTATGAATCAACTTTGCGACTGATGCCGTTATTACAAGAGTCATCAAGCTCTTTAGTGGTAAGGGGGCTTGGTCTTTCTTGTTTGAATTCACATTACGAAGAGCTTTGGCAAAATTCTTGGAGGGCCGGATACAAATCCGACTGTTGGGCTAAAAACGACCCTCGCCTCCCCAACGCCTTTTTCACCGACCTCACCCCTACCTGGAACCGCAACTGCGCCTTGCGCACGGACTACGCACGTCGCCAAGCCCTCGTCGAGATCGATGTCCTCACCGCTATGGCTTTGGACCTCACCCTCGACGAACTCAAAACCATCTACCGCGTCCAGTTCCCGGTAATGCGCCAATACGAATCCGACACCTGGTACGACCGCAACGGCCGCATAGTCTTCACCTGTTCCAAAGGCCTCCCCGGCGTAGGTTACCCCCGCAACAAAACTAAAACAGAACCCATAGGCTGGAATGATATAAAAGACATGCAATCCGGCACCGTTGAACGCACCATCATCGACGACACCCAACCCGGCGGCCCGAAAGAACGCACCATCGTCTACGAGGCCCCGTTTGACCGTTGTGACCGCGAAAAAGATTATGAGATTGTTTGGGCATCATTTGTAAAAAGATTAAAAACCTCCAAATAG
- a CDS encoding 3'-5' exonuclease yields MSKQIAVVDIETTGFLNDGGTICEVGIVELDLNTGGRRVVFDSLCVEEPFRSNPFNAWIFQNSDMRIDDVLNAPLLQDLLEVIQNTLNSYPLGVTAYNKNFDFDFLSSRSISIPKELECPMKLATPICGLPSRHPSHGKYKWPKFEEAWAHFFPGEPYVEAHRGADDAMHEARLVHKLYQMGDFVL; encoded by the coding sequence ATGTCCAAACAAATCGCTGTAGTAGATATAGAAACCACAGGATTTTTGAATGACGGTGGAACTATCTGCGAAGTTGGGATTGTTGAGTTGGATCTCAACACTGGAGGAAGGCGAGTAGTTTTTGACAGTTTGTGTGTAGAAGAGCCTTTTCGATCAAATCCCTTCAATGCATGGATTTTTCAAAACAGCGACATGCGCATTGACGATGTATTAAATGCTCCATTACTCCAAGACCTATTAGAAGTTATCCAAAATACTCTTAATAGTTATCCGTTAGGAGTCACCGCATATAACAAAAATTTTGATTTTGATTTTTTGTCTTCAAGGAGCATATCCATTCCGAAAGAGTTGGAATGCCCTATGAAACTAGCGACACCTATCTGCGGATTACCCTCACGCCACCCTAGTCATGGGAAATACAAGTGGCCAAAATTTGAAGAAGCATGGGCGCATTTTTTTCCAGGAGAACCATATGTCGAAGCTCACCGTGGTGCTGATGATGCCATGCATGAGGCTCGCTTAGTGCACAAACTTTACCAGATGGGAGATTTTGTTTTGTAA
- a CDS encoding DEAD/DEAH box helicase: MENQVHYAPGARVVIRDAEWLVRKVDRTSTGGQAITVVGISELVKDKEAIFLSRIDTDIEILDPVDTKLVQDTSSAYQASMLYMESLLRRKAPTDASLYAGHKAAMDLVPYQLDPAIQALKQPRQRILIADAVGLGKTLASGILMSELIRRGRGKRILVLVVKSMLTQFQKEMWSRFTIPLVRLDSVGINRVRNRIPTNHNPFYYYDKAIVSIDTLKQDTEYRTHLENAYWDIIVIDEAHNVAERGNGKSQRAKLANLLADRSDTLIMLSATPHDGKARSFASLMNMLDPTAIANPEDYGPEDIKGLYIRRFKKDIQDQVQNAFKPREISKAYCQASPLEEQAFDVFARLKFARLDQRKGAGQLFKTTLEKALLSSPAACLQTINNRLKRLENDSGREAYKDIESLTELAEQVEAITPDQFAKYQKLVAVIKDKKKGFGWSGKKKDDRLVIFTERIETLRFLEANLTGELGLKEDQVEILHGSMADIEQQRIVEDFGKEEAKVRLLIASDVASEGINLHYLSHRLIHFDIPWSLMVFQQRNGRVDRYGQEKAPQILYLVNQSENPKIKGDMRILELLITKDEEAVKNIGDPSALMGVYDIDAEEKITADAMERGLSENEFGQELEADDPLSLFFEDADKQDEQNDSAVDAIRSMSSLYQNDYHYLKSAVNYLREKDKLQISFDDDNQEIELFAGEDLKRRLKYVLPREVWPEKDNFILSAQTNTIQNEIKRSRKDENAWPNVHYLWEQNPLVEWINDKVVAGFGRHEAPVLTLPGRLAAGEVVVLLSALIPNRKGQPLLHYWLGVNFNQGIFQEIERLAPLLARTGFGTREFPNPDQEVDLDNLKRLLPEAVKQTKAFMTTERASFEEDINTKLQTHLDALEKLKGKQYRQLDLFFEEKRQLSKKEEKKREIDRKFDEFMRWVEDSMTTEDNPFIQVIAVLKGDS; this comes from the coding sequence ATGGAAAATCAAGTACATTATGCACCCGGAGCGCGGGTGGTTATAAGAGATGCCGAATGGCTGGTAAGAAAAGTCGACCGTACCTCGACGGGTGGTCAGGCGATTACTGTGGTGGGTATATCCGAGCTTGTAAAGGATAAGGAAGCTATTTTTTTGAGCCGTATTGATACAGATATCGAAATCCTTGATCCTGTCGATACCAAATTGGTGCAAGACACCTCCAGTGCCTACCAGGCTTCAATGCTCTATATGGAAAGCTTGTTGCGCCGTAAGGCACCTACCGATGCCAGTCTTTATGCAGGGCATAAAGCGGCTATGGATCTTGTTCCGTATCAGCTCGACCCTGCAATACAGGCGTTAAAGCAACCACGGCAACGTATTCTTATCGCAGATGCTGTTGGTCTTGGTAAGACGCTGGCCAGCGGGATTTTGATGAGCGAGCTGATTCGGCGCGGACGCGGCAAGCGTATCCTGGTGCTGGTGGTAAAGTCCATGCTCACCCAGTTCCAGAAGGAGATGTGGAGTCGCTTTACCATCCCACTGGTGCGTCTCGACTCTGTCGGTATTAATCGGGTACGCAATAGAATCCCGACCAACCACAACCCTTTCTACTATTACGACAAAGCCATTGTCTCTATTGATACCCTGAAACAGGATACCGAGTACAGAACTCACCTCGAAAATGCCTACTGGGATATCATTGTAATCGACGAAGCACACAATGTTGCTGAGCGTGGCAACGGCAAGTCGCAAAGGGCCAAGTTGGCCAATTTGCTTGCCGACAGGTCTGACACCCTTATCATGCTCTCGGCAACCCCCCATGACGGCAAGGCGAGAAGCTTCGCCAGCCTCATGAACATGCTTGACCCCACCGCAATTGCCAACCCGGAAGATTACGGGCCTGAAGACATTAAAGGGCTCTATATCCGGCGCTTTAAAAAGGACATTCAGGACCAGGTACAAAACGCCTTCAAGCCCCGTGAGATCAGCAAAGCCTACTGCCAGGCCTCACCTCTTGAAGAGCAGGCATTTGATGTGTTTGCCCGGCTCAAGTTCGCAAGACTCGATCAGCGCAAAGGGGCTGGGCAACTTTTTAAGACCACTCTTGAAAAAGCGCTGCTCTCGTCTCCTGCAGCTTGCCTGCAAACCATCAATAACAGGCTCAAGCGGCTTGAAAACGATTCAGGTAGAGAAGCATATAAGGATATTGAGAGCCTCACCGAGCTTGCCGAACAGGTTGAGGCTATAACTCCCGATCAGTTTGCCAAATACCAGAAGCTAGTTGCCGTCATCAAAGACAAGAAAAAAGGCTTTGGCTGGAGCGGCAAAAAGAAAGATGATCGCCTGGTTATTTTCACAGAGCGAATTGAGACTCTTCGTTTTCTCGAGGCAAACCTTACGGGGGAATTGGGGCTAAAAGAAGATCAGGTCGAGATTCTCCACGGCTCAATGGCCGACATCGAACAACAGCGCATCGTGGAGGATTTCGGCAAGGAAGAGGCAAAAGTCCGGTTGCTGATCGCGTCCGATGTTGCCTCCGAAGGTATCAACCTGCATTATCTCAGCCACAGGCTCATCCATTTCGATATCCCTTGGTCGCTCATGGTGTTCCAGCAGCGTAACGGCCGTGTGGACCGTTATGGCCAGGAAAAGGCTCCCCAGATTCTCTACCTCGTCAACCAGAGTGAAAACCCGAAGATCAAGGGCGATATGCGTATACTTGAGCTTCTTATCACCAAGGATGAGGAAGCGGTGAAAAATATCGGTGATCCTTCCGCCTTGATGGGGGTCTATGATATCGATGCAGAAGAGAAGATCACCGCAGATGCCATGGAGCGAGGCCTGAGTGAAAACGAGTTCGGACAGGAGCTGGAAGCTGATGATCCGCTCTCGTTATTTTTTGAAGATGCAGATAAACAGGATGAACAGAACGACAGCGCGGTGGATGCAATTCGTTCTATGTCGAGTCTTTACCAGAACGATTACCACTACCTGAAAAGCGCAGTTAACTACCTGCGGGAGAAAGATAAGCTGCAAATCAGCTTTGATGACGACAATCAGGAAATCGAACTTTTTGCCGGGGAGGATCTGAAACGCAGACTCAAATATGTTCTGCCGCGCGAGGTATGGCCTGAGAAAGATAATTTTATTCTTTCTGCACAAACAAACACAATTCAAAACGAAATCAAGCGCAGCCGAAAAGACGAAAACGCCTGGCCGAATGTCCACTATCTCTGGGAGCAGAATCCGCTGGTCGAGTGGATTAACGACAAGGTCGTGGCAGGATTCGGCAGGCATGAAGCTCCCGTACTGACTCTTCCAGGTAGGCTGGCTGCCGGAGAGGTCGTGGTACTGCTCTCAGCACTGATCCCCAACCGTAAGGGACAACCGCTGCTGCATTACTGGCTGGGGGTGAACTTTAATCAGGGTATTTTTCAAGAGATTGAGCGGCTTGCACCGCTTCTGGCCCGCACGGGTTTTGGCACCAGAGAATTTCCCAATCCGGATCAGGAGGTGGATCTCGATAATCTCAAAAGGTTGCTTCCTGAAGCTGTCAAACAGACAAAAGCCTTTATGACCACTGAACGGGCAAGCTTTGAGGAAGATATCAATACTAAACTGCAAACACACCTCGACGCACTGGAGAAGCTGAAAGGCAAACAATACCGCCAGCTGGACCTCTTTTTCGAAGAAAAACGTCAGCTCAGCAAAAAAGAAGAGAAAAAACGCGAGATCGATCGCAAGTTCGACGAATTTATGCGCTGGGTGGAAGACAGCATGACCACTGAGGATAACCCGTTTATCCAGGTTATTGCCGTACTGAAGGGAGATTCCTGA